The following proteins come from a genomic window of Pyxidicoccus sp. MSG2:
- a CDS encoding PAS domain S-box protein, translated as MVDDSPTQLDRALKLLAKRYAVESFRDAEEMLERLADGPPPDVLLLDWELPGVSGLDACRYVRDLYDDVTLPILMVSSRGAHADFTEGLQAGASDYVAKPFDDAELLARVASLLRIRDQGQRLREREAYLATTLSSIGDAVVTTDRAGRITFLNPVAVRLTGWTDGDARQRPVSEVVRLVDASSRTPVENPVSRALALGTHQGPDHPTLLIRKDGSEVPIDDSAAPIRAGTSELIGAVLVFRDVTEQAQARLLGEALAAKVRASETELRVLLDAIPVLVSFVTADERYGRVNKAYEDWFGISQEDLRGRKIREVIGEAAYAVLGPYVKRGLSGESFSFEQYDVPYRLGGVRDVKVTFIAQQEPGGPVRGYVALLQDITLQRTLEKERERYIQQQQRQAEIEQQLIGIVSHDLRNPLSAILLGAARLNQRDDLDASARRVTARIESSAARAVRMVNDLLDFTQARLGGGIRIARAPTDLHALSRVVTEEVEAAQPSVMLEVRASGNGQGLWDADRLSQVIQNLVTNAVKYGEPGRPVQVSTEGDGTRATLRVHNDGTPIPPEQLATLFQPLQRGTDAVDRTGRSVGLGLFIVRSIVEAHQGHIEVESAPGQGTTFVVSLPRQPVEHSAPH; from the coding sequence GTGGTTGATGACAGCCCGACGCAACTGGACCGGGCCCTCAAGCTCCTTGCGAAGCGCTACGCGGTCGAGTCCTTCCGCGACGCGGAGGAGATGCTGGAGCGGCTCGCCGATGGCCCGCCGCCCGACGTGCTGCTGCTGGACTGGGAGCTGCCAGGCGTCTCCGGCCTGGACGCGTGCCGCTACGTGCGCGACCTCTACGATGACGTCACGCTCCCCATCCTGATGGTGTCCTCTCGCGGAGCCCACGCGGACTTCACGGAGGGGCTCCAGGCGGGGGCCAGTGACTACGTCGCCAAGCCGTTCGACGACGCGGAGCTGCTCGCACGGGTGGCCAGCCTCCTCCGCATCCGCGACCAGGGCCAGCGGCTGCGCGAGCGCGAGGCGTACCTGGCCACGACGCTGTCCAGCATCGGCGATGCCGTCGTCACCACGGACCGGGCCGGGCGCATCACCTTCCTCAACCCCGTGGCCGTTCGCCTCACCGGCTGGACTGACGGTGACGCCCGCCAGCGGCCTGTGTCCGAGGTCGTCCGCCTCGTCGACGCCTCGTCGCGGACCCCGGTGGAGAACCCCGTCAGCCGGGCGCTCGCGCTCGGCACCCACCAGGGGCCCGACCACCCGACGCTGCTCATCCGCAAGGACGGCTCGGAGGTTCCCATCGACGACAGCGCGGCCCCCATCCGCGCTGGAACGAGCGAGCTCATCGGCGCCGTTCTCGTCTTCCGCGACGTCACCGAGCAGGCCCAGGCACGGCTGCTTGGCGAGGCGCTCGCGGCCAAGGTCCGTGCCAGTGAGACCGAGCTGCGCGTCCTGCTGGACGCCATCCCCGTCCTCGTGTCGTTCGTCACCGCGGACGAGCGCTACGGCCGGGTCAACAAGGCGTACGAGGACTGGTTCGGGATATCGCAAGAAGACCTCCGCGGCCGGAAGATCCGCGAGGTCATCGGGGAGGCGGCGTACGCCGTGCTCGGCCCCTACGTGAAGCGGGGGCTGAGCGGAGAGAGCTTCTCGTTCGAGCAGTACGATGTGCCCTACCGTCTGGGCGGCGTGCGTGACGTGAAGGTGACCTTCATCGCGCAACAGGAGCCGGGCGGGCCGGTGCGGGGCTACGTCGCCCTCCTCCAGGACATCACACTCCAGAGGACACTGGAGAAGGAGCGCGAGCGGTACATCCAGCAGCAGCAGCGGCAAGCCGAAATCGAGCAGCAGCTCATCGGCATCGTGAGCCACGACCTGCGCAACCCCCTGAGCGCCATCCTGCTGGGGGCCGCCCGGCTGAATCAGCGAGACGACCTGGACGCGAGCGCCCGCAGGGTGACGGCGCGCATCGAGTCGTCCGCCGCACGGGCAGTGCGGATGGTGAACGACCTGCTGGACTTCACCCAGGCCCGGCTCGGCGGCGGCATCCGAATCGCGCGCGCCCCCACGGACCTCCACGCGCTCAGCCGGGTCGTGACGGAGGAGGTGGAAGCGGCCCAGCCTTCCGTCATGCTGGAGGTCCGGGCGAGCGGGAACGGACAGGGCCTGTGGGACGCGGACCGTCTCTCCCAGGTCATCCAGAACCTGGTGACGAACGCCGTGAAGTACGGCGAGCCCGGGAGGCCCGTCCAGGTCTCCACCGAGGGTGACGGCACGCGGGCGACGCTCCGCGTGCACAACGATGGCACGCCCATCCCGCCCGAGCAGCTCGCGACGCTCTTCCAGCCCCTCCAGCGGGGCACCGACGCGGTGGACCGGACGGGCCGCAGCGTGGGGCTCGGCCTCTTCATCGTGAGGTCGATTGTCGAGGCGCACCAGGGCCACATCGAGGTGGAGTCCGCTCCCGGGCAGGGCACCACCTTCGTCGTGAGCCTGCCGCGGCAGCCGGTCGAGCATTCGGCGCCCCACTGA